The Aphis gossypii isolate Hap1 chromosome 3, ASM2018417v2, whole genome shotgun sequence genome includes a region encoding these proteins:
- the LOC114132336 gene encoding HMG box-containing protein 4 isoform X2, whose product MEFLEDQQHTESSEWTVDTKDCDNYTEPSGTSVSVGEHNQFMYALKNLNMKEPGFVAYALWAKEVRKTLMNAYPNFSTTQINQQLRDMWKSVPTEDKSRWVRKAKRLLEREGLDDSSTNDSKITVKKPNEEIIDNSIDTSNKNKPKSEPLRSTQPIDAAAHLALLGESLGIIGQRLKEHQGQIAVNGSVSVLLDSLLCALGPLLCLTQQVTEINVNSQETMSRLMDDIAYIMPGL is encoded by the exons ATGGAATTTTTAGAAGATCAACAACACACTGAAAGTAGTGAATGGACCGTAGACACTAAAGATTGTG ataATTACACTGAACCCAGCGGCACTTCTGTTTCAGTAGGAGAACACAAtcaa tttatgtatgccctaaaaaatttaaacatgaaaGAGCCAGGATTTGTGGCATATGCATTATGGGCTAAAGAAGTACGCAAAACATTGATGAATGCTTATCCAAATTTTA GTACTACACAAATAAATCAACAGCTCAGAGACATGTGGAAATCTGTACCAACAGAAGATAAAAGT cgATGGGTACGAAAAGCCAAGAGATTATTAGAACGTGAGGGATTGGATGATAGCAGTAcaaatgattcaaaaattacagTAAAGAAACCAAACGaagaaattattgataattcaaTAGATACAAgcaataa aaaTAAACCCAAATCAGAACCGCTGAGATCAACACAGCCTATTGATGCAGCAGCTCATTTGGCATTACTTGGCGAATCATTGGGCATAATCGGCCAAAGACTAAAAGAACATCAG GGCCAGATAGCTGTGAATGGCAGTGTATCAGTTCTTCTAGATTCCCTATTATGTGCTTTGGGACCTCTACTTTGTCTTACCCAACAAGTGACAGAAATTAATGTGAACTCCCAAGAAACAATGTCAAGACTAATGGACGATATAGCCTATATTATGCCaggattataa